One window of the Anopheles cruzii chromosome 2, idAnoCruzAS_RS32_06, whole genome shotgun sequence genome contains the following:
- the LOC128268689 gene encoding SANT and BTB domain regulator of class switch recombination, which produces MAETLPTDKNDSISMHDFLEFLNVTCQVNDSFNNCKKNLSTFDYNQLARNELVSNIQQKSLQDVGNPTDGTSVASPIKNPTVPMGLAKKDSKSTDDNALVVLRSPTGKKMLMKKRIILQKSQKSKAEPHEVPKSKVETILNEKLDVVLNEGILDSVLPFVCPSNGSGYHHHRGASGPKATSTNMSVGTGVSGHKPGTGDFNTHSTHSTPETQLPNTASVGGKKSTISAVGDVSQNFLIASSSTKTGVRRKSSIAQIAIPDSRSEPEVIIHVCDEVKGSSKDFTCPQKLLVSKMGYFADVTAGQRLEDMDISVHCDLQIFEWLMKWVKRESVTQEDWPALDPTNVIPILVSASFLQMEPLLLDCLSFCHARLNEVVKASANLACLNDSIITRLAAMFTNLELELVKDKKDRIAPRLWTKLIQCLCENEPQALRGHYATLVGMFRCLKCGKFLTQTVATYLHCLPQNIRLNRWGQLISAHMKDPSWNVTNYVSSLHKELRSWRKVYWRLWGNCHFLYCSTCDTHFPVSQMMWCQYHPEQPQFLGPAAEGRVAGPAGRFPCCGKHAYRYETLPGPTGCLFREHTVQVDTDRDRAVLQLALHASDGGCLYEPPPFKHPNSSADPWWNGIGILPHRSRQGLLPTFHVDSDAILQNRSNHRNMSQSLMDTESDSDSEEYDKSATNQSRSTTSSSDGEESEYSSTPSFHQQHHLQNHQSNKDMRRKSKLSYGRNWAGDMSARSNQDNQREFEERAMKQIIALVGKRTGGEQNLQYQAYQHGGMYIRLETDWRESIKQKNLSSLKIKTNGGQK; this is translated from the exons ATGGCAGAAACACTACCTACAGATAAAAacgattcgatttcgatgcACGATTTTCTGGAATTCTTGAATGTAACATGCCAAGTAAATGATTCTTTCAATAACTGTAAGAAAAATCTGTCAACTTTCGACTACAATCAACTAGCTCGGAATGAGCTGGTAAGTAACATTCAACAGAAAAGCCTGCAGGATGTTGGCAATCCTACCGATGGTACATCAGTTGCCTCACCTATAAAAAACCCGACAGTCCCAATGGGTTTGGCAAAAAAGGATTCAAAAAGTACTGACGACAATGCCCTCGTCGTCCTGCGATCGCCaacgggaaaaaaaatgttgatgaAAAAGAGAATCATTTtacaaaaatcacaaaaaagtAAAGCCGAACCACATGAAGTTCCGAAAAGTAAAGTTGAAACTATCCTGAACGAAAAACTGGACGTGGTGCTTAACGAAGGCATACTCGACTCTGTGCTACCATTCGTTTGTCCCTCGAATGGTTCCGGATATCATCATCATAGGGGAGCATCAGGACCAAAAGCAACTAGTACTAATATGTCTGTCGGCACTGGCGTAAGCGGCCATAAACCAGGGACGGGAGATTTCAACACCCATTCAACACATTCAACACCCGAAACCCAGCTACCCAATACTGCTAGCGTTGGGGGGAAAAAATCAACTATTTCCGCCGTAGGCGATGTTTCACAGAACTTTTTAATCGCGAGCAGCTCGACAAAGACTGGAGTTCGAAGAAAGTCTTCAATTGCCCAGATTGCAATTCCGGACAGTCGCTCCGA GCCGGAGGTCATTATACATGTGTGTGATGAGGTGAAAGGTTCTTCAAAAGATTTTACGTGTCCGCAGAAACTGTTGGTCTCCAAGATGGGCTATTTTGCGGACGTAACAGCCGGTCAGCGGCTTGAGGATATGGATATCTCGGTGCACTGCGATCTGCAGATCTTCGAGTGGCTCATGAAATGGGTGAAGAGGGAGTCGGTGACGCAAGAAGACTGGCCGGCTCTTGATCCAACCAATGTAATTCCAATATTGGTCTCGGCCAGTTTCTTGCAGATGGAACCTCTTCTGCTCGACTGTCTGTCGTTTTGTCACGCTCGACTTAACGAGGTCGTAAAGGCTTCTGCAAATCTAGCCTGCTTGAACGATAGCATCATAACCAGACTTGCAGCTATGTTCACCAACCTCGAGTTAGAGCTGGTAAAGGATAAAAAAGATCGCATTGCACCTCGTCTATGGACTAAACTGATACAATGTCTATGCGAAAATGAACCACAAGCTCTACGAGGACACTATGCAACGTTGGTTGGAATGTTCCGATGCTTAAAGTGCGGTAAGTTTCTAACTCAAACGGTCGCGACGTATCTGCACTGTCTGCCGCAGAATATTCGCCTCAATCGGTGGGGTCAACTTATAAGCGCCCATATGAAGGACCCTTCCTGGAACGTCACTAACTACGTTTCGAGCTTGCATAAAGAGTTGCGCTCATGGCGCAAGGTTTATTGGCGTCTTTGGGGCAATTGCCACTTTCTCTACTGTTCCACCTGCGATACGCACTTCCCTGTGAGTCAGATGATGTGGTGTCAGTATCATCCAGAGCAACCCCAGTTTCTTGGACCAGCAGCTGAAGGACGTGTGGCAGGACCAGCTGGGCGCTTTCCTTGCTGTGGTAAACATGCGTATCGTTACGAAACGTTGCCGGGACCAACG GGATGTCTTTTTCGCGAGCATACCGTGCAAGTGGATActgatcgcgatcgtgcgGTATTGCAACTAGCGCTTCACGCCTCTGATGGTGGCTGCCTATATGAGCCGCCTCCCTTCAAACATCCTAATTCATCGGCAGATCCATGGTGGAATGGGATCGGCATCCTTCCGCACCGATCGCGTCAGGGTTTGTTGCCGACCTTTCACGTTGATAGTGACGCTATATTGCAAAATCGTTCAAATCACCGAAATATGTCACAGTCCCTGATGGATACTGAAAGTGATTCTGACTCCGAGGAATATGATAAGTCCGCTACCAATCAAAGTCGTAGCACTACCAGCAGCTCCGACGGCGAAGAATCGGAATACAGCAGCACGCCCTCCTTccatcagcaacatcatctTCAGAATCACCAAAGTAATAAGGATAtgcgaagaaaatcgaaacttTCATACGGTCGAAACTGGGCGGGCGATATGTCTGCTCGGAGCAATCAGGACAACCAGCGAGAATTTGAAGAGCGTGCGATGAAACAAATAATCGCTTTGGTTGGAAAGAGAACTGGTGGAGAGCAAAATCTGCAGTACCAGGCGTACCAGCATGGCGGAATGTACATCAGACTCGAGACAGATTGGCGAGAATCGATTAAACAGAAAAATCTTTCCAGCCTTAAGATTAaaacaaacggtggccaaaaatga